The Vibrio agarivorans genome window below encodes:
- a CDS encoding LysE family translocator, producing the protein MVIENFSAFLVAITILTLTPGLDTALVIRNTSRGGFHDGALTSLGICLGLFVHASFSALGISVILTQSAELFYAVKTVGAAYLIWLGISSLRSIKHSGGVTVGSVGSQDVNVRRSLREGFFSNVLNPKTAVFYLAFLPQFINPEYSPFLQSLLMAAIHFVIAMLWQCGLSGMLNSAKSLLNNATFVRWMEGTTGAVLIVLGVKLLIEKPQI; encoded by the coding sequence ATTGTGATTGAGAACTTTAGTGCCTTTTTAGTAGCGATAACGATTTTAACCCTGACACCGGGATTAGATACCGCTTTGGTGATCCGTAATACTTCTCGCGGCGGCTTTCACGATGGAGCATTAACCAGTTTAGGGATCTGTCTGGGTTTGTTTGTCCACGCCTCGTTTTCAGCGTTAGGTATTTCGGTAATTTTGACTCAATCAGCAGAGCTGTTTTATGCAGTAAAAACGGTGGGTGCAGCGTACTTAATTTGGTTAGGCATCTCGAGTTTAAGGTCGATTAAACACAGTGGTGGCGTTACGGTTGGCTCTGTGGGAAGTCAAGATGTGAATGTGCGTCGGTCGCTGCGCGAAGGCTTTTTTTCAAACGTATTGAACCCTAAAACTGCTGTCTTCTATTTGGCGTTCTTACCGCAATTTATCAATCCAGAATACTCTCCATTTTTGCAGTCGTTGCTGATGGCAGCGATTCACTTTGTCATTGCGATGCTCTGGCAGTGTGGTTTGTCGGGCATGCTTAATTCTGCGAAGTCACTGCTCAATAACGCCACTTTTGTGCGTTGGATGGAAGGCACAACGGGCGCTGTTCTGATTGTATTAGGTGTGAAACTGCTAATTGAAAAGCCGCAAATTTAG
- the phnE gene encoding phosphonate ABC transporter, permease protein PhnE produces MNTSTPVQWSRYTPKESLQQFVLWLAFVALTVFCWQVMNEDTMWFFVVDAPKQFSDISSRMWPPRWSYLEQLWVPLWDTINIATLGTALGVVIAFPIAFLAARNTTPSQTIARPIALLIIASSRSINSLIWALLLVAIMGPGLLAGIIAIALRSIGFVSKLVYEAIEEVNETQVAAIRATGASELQVLSYGVLPQILPSFIGTSLFRWDINIRESTVLGLVGAGGIGLKLQESMSILAWPQVTVIFCSILVTVIVSEWISAKARAALI; encoded by the coding sequence ATGAACACGTCTACACCGGTTCAATGGAGCCGTTACACTCCAAAAGAATCACTACAACAATTTGTCCTTTGGTTGGCGTTTGTTGCGTTAACTGTTTTTTGTTGGCAAGTAATGAACGAAGACACCATGTGGTTCTTTGTTGTTGATGCACCTAAGCAGTTTTCTGATATTTCATCGCGTATGTGGCCCCCTCGTTGGAGCTACTTAGAGCAGCTATGGGTTCCACTTTGGGATACTATCAATATCGCGACACTGGGTACTGCACTTGGCGTTGTCATTGCTTTCCCGATTGCATTTTTAGCCGCGCGCAATACGACACCGAGCCAAACCATTGCTCGTCCGATAGCGCTGCTCATTATTGCATCAAGCCGTTCAATTAACTCACTTATTTGGGCACTATTACTTGTAGCAATCATGGGGCCAGGATTACTTGCGGGTATCATTGCCATCGCACTACGTTCTATAGGCTTTGTCTCTAAGCTTGTGTATGAAGCAATTGAAGAGGTAAACGAAACTCAAGTCGCAGCAATACGAGCGACCGGAGCCTCTGAGTTGCAAGTATTGAGCTACGGCGTGTTACCGCAAATCTTGCCAAGTTTTATCGGTACGAGCCTATTTCGTTGGGATATCAACATTCGTGAATCAACCGTATTGGGTCTTGTCGGTGCAGGTGGTATTGGCTTGAAACTTCAAGAATCGATGTCAATCCTTGCTTGGCCACAAGTAACCGTGATTTTCTGTTCGATACTGGTGACGGTTATCGTCTCCGAGTGGATATCAGCAAAAGCGCGAGCGGCACTCATCTAA
- the phnE gene encoding phosphonate ABC transporter, permease protein PhnE, which produces MSHYPTTWKKPPLIQNAWVRNGIWIAIALYLYAATQSIEINWIRIYEGSERGLNFIKAFMSPDFSGRWNNISQGLVESLTMTMTSTVAGIILSIPFGLGAAKNLAPKPVYYFCRSFVAVARSLQEIIIAILCVALFGFGTFAGFVTLTIATIGFLAKLFADEIEALNPAPLTAMRSAGASWLQQVNYAVQPQVMPRIIGLCLYRFDINFRESAVIGIVGAGGIGATLNTAMDRYEYSAAAAILMIIIAIVMAAEFLSTQIRKSIR; this is translated from the coding sequence ATGAGCCACTACCCAACAACATGGAAAAAACCGCCACTGATTCAAAATGCCTGGGTTAGAAATGGTATTTGGATTGCGATTGCTCTGTATCTTTATGCTGCGACTCAATCAATTGAAATCAACTGGATTCGAATTTATGAAGGCTCTGAGCGTGGTCTTAACTTCATCAAAGCGTTTATGAGTCCAGACTTTAGCGGACGATGGAATAACATCTCACAAGGGCTTGTAGAAAGCTTAACGATGACAATGACATCAACCGTGGCCGGTATTATTCTCTCAATCCCATTTGGCTTAGGTGCGGCAAAGAATCTCGCACCTAAACCAGTTTACTACTTCTGCCGAAGCTTCGTTGCCGTTGCACGTAGCTTACAGGAAATCATTATTGCGATTTTGTGTGTAGCACTGTTCGGTTTTGGTACTTTTGCTGGTTTTGTCACTCTTACTATTGCAACTATCGGCTTCTTAGCCAAGCTGTTTGCGGATGAAATTGAAGCACTCAACCCTGCCCCACTGACCGCAATGAGATCGGCAGGTGCAAGCTGGTTACAACAAGTTAACTACGCGGTGCAGCCTCAAGTTATGCCTCGCATTATTGGCCTTTGCTTATACCGTTTCGATATCAACTTCCGTGAATCTGCGGTTATCGGCATTGTAGGCGCAGGCGGTATTGGTGCCACACTGAACACAGCTATGGATCGCTACGAGTACAGCGCGGCTGCAGCTATCCTAATGATCATCATCGCTATTGTTATGGCCGCTGAGTTTCTCTCCACACAGATCAGAAAGAGCATTCGTTAA
- a CDS encoding LysE family translocator, with translation MEMGVIYALAIFAFVSTFTPGPNNIMLLTSGANVGFVRTLPHMAGIMCGFSFMVLVVGIGLGSVFELYPQLQQGLKWACLAYLLFLTYKIVTSKRELKATDYEPMSFIGACLFQWVNPKGWTMALTSITVYNTTSDVTGVIIISVVFAMANIPSGTLWTLMGREIGRLLNTPKRLRAFNWSMGALLLGSTLPML, from the coding sequence ATGGAAATGGGTGTGATATACGCACTAGCGATTTTTGCTTTCGTCTCAACCTTTACGCCTGGTCCGAACAACATCATGTTGCTCACCTCAGGGGCGAATGTTGGCTTTGTTCGCACACTGCCGCATATGGCGGGCATTATGTGCGGATTTTCATTTATGGTGCTGGTGGTGGGTATCGGGCTTGGTTCAGTCTTCGAACTATACCCTCAACTGCAACAGGGGCTTAAATGGGCCTGTCTAGCGTACCTACTCTTTTTGACTTATAAAATCGTCACCAGCAAGCGCGAACTGAAAGCAACAGACTATGAACCGATGAGCTTTATTGGCGCGTGTCTGTTCCAGTGGGTAAATCCAAAAGGGTGGACGATGGCGCTTACGTCTATCACCGTCTACAACACCACTAGTGATGTGACGGGTGTCATCATCATCAGTGTGGTATTCGCCATGGCAAACATTCCATCAGGCACATTATGGACTTTGATGGGACGAGAAATTGGTCGCTTACTCAACACCCCTAAACGTTTGAGAGCCTTTAACTGGTCAATGGGGGCATTATTACTAGGCAGCACTTTACCTATGCTTTAA
- the phnC gene encoding phosphonate ABC transporter ATP-binding protein codes for MSTLTLKGLTKHYSNSDKALTDVNLSIQAGEVVGLIGPSGAGKSTLIRCINRLTEPTSGEVLFEGNDLTNLSKGQLKQARRQIGMIFQEYALIERLTVMENVLSGRLGYVPFWRSFLRRYPETDIQNAYALLDRVGLLTHADKRADALSGGQRQRVGIARALAQQPSLLLIDEPTAALDPKTARQIMRLITDICRESQLPAIINIHDVNLATQFVDRIVGLNAGEVVFDGSPDLLDEAALTTIYGEEDWNATSNEEVQDAELELGLAV; via the coding sequence ATGTCCACACTGACACTTAAAGGCTTAACAAAGCATTACTCTAATTCTGACAAGGCCCTCACAGATGTGAACCTGTCGATTCAAGCTGGTGAAGTGGTAGGACTTATCGGCCCATCTGGTGCTGGTAAATCAACCCTGATTCGCTGTATCAACCGTCTCACTGAACCGACATCAGGTGAAGTTCTATTTGAAGGTAACGATCTGACCAACCTTTCAAAAGGTCAACTAAAACAAGCGCGCCGCCAAATCGGTATGATTTTCCAAGAGTACGCGCTTATTGAACGTCTTACTGTGATGGAAAACGTCCTTTCCGGGCGTCTTGGCTATGTCCCATTTTGGCGTAGCTTCCTACGTAGATACCCTGAGACTGATATTCAAAATGCCTACGCCCTATTAGACCGAGTGGGTCTATTAACACACGCTGACAAGCGTGCTGATGCCCTTTCTGGTGGTCAGAGACAACGTGTCGGTATTGCCCGAGCGTTAGCCCAACAACCTTCTCTACTGTTGATTGATGAGCCAACCGCTGCTCTTGACCCTAAAACTGCGCGTCAAATCATGCGTTTGATTACCGATATCTGTCGAGAAAGCCAACTGCCTGCGATCATCAACATTCATGATGTAAACCTCGCGACACAATTCGTTGACCGTATTGTGGGATTAAACGCAGGCGAAGTGGTATTTGATGGCTCACCTGATTTGCTAGACGAAGCGGCATTGACCACTATCTACGGTGAAGAAGACTGGAATGCGACCAGCAATGAAGAAGTGCAAGACGCTGAACTAGAATTGGGGCTAGCAGTATGA
- a CDS encoding Lrp/AsnC family transcriptional regulator: MDAFEQKILRELKQNGRISNVELADKVGLSPSATLRRVQELERTGVISGYQANINREKVGIGFIAYVSVGLSSHRKQAQLSFEQHVEFEDQVVECHNITGASEYLLRVETKDLASYKTFHADVLGECPVVDSITTMVVMDSPKDIR; this comes from the coding sequence ATGGATGCGTTTGAACAAAAGATATTGCGTGAGCTTAAGCAAAATGGTCGAATTTCTAATGTTGAATTAGCGGATAAGGTGGGATTGTCCCCTTCAGCGACACTGCGCCGTGTACAAGAGCTAGAACGAACAGGTGTGATATCTGGCTACCAAGCGAATATTAATCGCGAGAAAGTAGGGATTGGATTTATCGCTTATGTCTCCGTCGGTCTATCAAGTCACAGAAAACAGGCTCAGCTAAGTTTTGAACAACACGTTGAGTTTGAGGATCAGGTTGTAGAGTGCCATAACATTACCGGAGCGAGTGAGTATCTGTTGCGGGTTGAGACTAAAGACTTGGCCAGCTATAAAACATTCCATGCTGATGTACTTGGAGAGTGCCCCGTTGTTGACTCAATAACTACTATGGTTGTGATGGACTCGCCAAAAGATATTCGATAA
- a CDS encoding DUF2817 domain-containing protein, giving the protein MSHLPREIEHILNLSNKNAQVDLIELAHIQHENHSLPLYALNIGAKDPTLPCLVLTGSIHGVERIGSQIILAFIKSLMRRIQWDKELQRLLTRIQLIAIPVVNPWGVALKKRANHNGVDLMRNAPVNATNPAMQLYAGQTISSKLPWFRGNPDNMEKELTHTSNYLLNVSRSASSTIVLDLHSGFGTKDRLWFPFAHHKKPPDNIEQYYLLYRLFRKSYPHYELYQFEPQWHQYTTHGDFWDWQYLQHFEQSSHHFLPLTLELGSWLWVKKNPMQLLSFSQLFHPTKPHRIKRVQRRHSTLLNYLMQVLDNRILETIDNKEQLTDKALKLWYP; this is encoded by the coding sequence ATGAGCCATCTGCCAAGAGAAATTGAACATATACTCAATCTAAGCAATAAAAATGCGCAGGTCGACCTCATTGAACTCGCACACATACAACATGAAAATCACTCTCTCCCGCTTTATGCACTGAATATAGGTGCAAAAGACCCTACTCTTCCCTGCCTCGTTTTAACCGGTTCGATTCACGGTGTTGAACGTATAGGTAGCCAGATAATTCTGGCGTTTATTAAGAGCCTAATGCGCCGCATACAATGGGACAAAGAGTTACAACGCTTGCTGACACGGATACAGCTAATAGCGATACCCGTAGTTAATCCGTGGGGCGTAGCGTTAAAAAAAAGAGCCAATCATAACGGCGTCGACTTAATGCGTAACGCCCCTGTCAACGCGACAAACCCAGCAATGCAGCTTTATGCAGGACAAACGATTTCGAGCAAGTTACCTTGGTTTCGAGGTAATCCCGATAATATGGAAAAAGAGCTGACTCACACTTCAAACTATCTATTAAATGTGAGTCGGTCGGCCTCCTCGACGATTGTGCTCGATCTACATAGTGGCTTTGGTACTAAAGACCGTCTTTGGTTTCCTTTCGCCCACCATAAAAAACCGCCAGACAATATTGAGCAGTATTATTTGCTATATCGACTGTTTCGCAAGAGCTACCCACACTACGAGCTCTATCAGTTTGAGCCGCAGTGGCACCAATACACAACGCATGGGGATTTTTGGGATTGGCAGTATCTCCAACACTTTGAGCAATCTAGTCATCACTTTCTGCCACTCACTCTAGAGCTTGGCTCTTGGCTTTGGGTTAAGAAAAACCCGATGCAACTATTGAGTTTCAGCCAACTGTTTCACCCAACTAAGCCCCATAGAATTAAAAGAGTTCAACGTCGTCACAGCACACTTCTAAACTATTTAATGCAGGTGTTAGATAACCGAATCCTAGAGACGATCGACAACAAAGAGCAACTGACTGACAAGGCACTCAAATTATGGTACCCATAG
- a CDS encoding alpha/beta fold hydrolase, whose product MVPIVLLRGLLRESGHWQRLLCELKTIEPSLTIITPNVAGNGELYEQTSPLSIDSMLPQVMSQLPDGCTRYHLVAISMGSMLASQWAKAYPEQIASLTLINPSFARFSPFWQRINLRALGSILAERAKGENAFQDRILSITYPNYQQDGEILSYHVELASKHPVSVNNALRQLVAAARFRGFETSPKCITQVIVSDKDQLVSPQCGEAIADHWGVELNLFDSDAHDLPLAESEALAKHLYTWCLDKH is encoded by the coding sequence ATGGTACCCATAGTATTGTTGAGAGGTTTACTCCGTGAAAGTGGTCACTGGCAAAGGTTACTTTGCGAGCTCAAAACCATCGAACCAAGCCTAACGATCATAACTCCAAATGTGGCAGGAAATGGCGAGCTTTACGAACAAACAAGTCCGCTATCCATTGATTCGATGTTACCGCAAGTTATGTCACAGTTGCCTGATGGCTGCACCCGTTACCATTTAGTGGCGATTTCGATGGGATCAATGCTAGCAAGCCAATGGGCCAAGGCGTACCCCGAGCAAATTGCTTCATTAACCCTAATTAACCCCAGCTTTGCGCGATTCAGCCCTTTCTGGCAACGTATCAATTTGCGGGCATTAGGGTCGATACTGGCCGAGCGAGCAAAAGGCGAAAACGCCTTTCAAGATCGTATTCTAAGTATCACTTACCCAAATTATCAACAAGATGGGGAGATTCTGTCTTACCACGTTGAGCTTGCATCCAAACACCCTGTATCTGTTAATAATGCGCTTAGACAACTTGTCGCTGCTGCACGGTTTCGCGGTTTTGAAACGTCTCCAAAATGCATCACTCAAGTTATTGTCAGTGATAAAGATCAGTTAGTCAGTCCTCAATGTGGTGAAGCGATTGCTGATCACTGGGGAGTAGAACTCAACCTATTTGATAGCGATGCCCATGATCTACCTTTGGCTGAATCTGAGGCACTAGCCAAACACCTTTACACGTGGTGCTTAGATAAGCATTAA